One genomic window of Bartonella sp. HY038 includes the following:
- a CDS encoding SUMF1/EgtB/PvdO family nonheme iron enzyme — translation MLNKFNPTFSSFKSWRHRVTAIGIAALSWGALSGTALSAEWTPRVWNPKPADGDVVIDLPCDGKLVFRAVQTVVMDENSASAPLSDSPVSLGATEGERAYMEYRREEHISGALTNERGNFFLMGKYEISHAQYQAVMADSPEKCPTRMGPPDALPETGISWYDAVEFTRRLNAWLYKDDLAQLTAIGAQNGYVRLPTEVEWEFATRGGLSVSAAERSNSRFFTNGSIDDYAWYNGAQSASGKAKPIGQKNPNPLGLYDLYGNAEEIMLDPFRLTRLDRLHGAVGGFVVRGGSFLDNPETLTSSRRDEYPFFSQDSKGEMRRRTAGFRLVISTPSIGDLASVERLEAAFKELSKQVEGDAANQPSMQLQEIEARIEGPLKTEIAGLRTRLETEFTRRNDVENRSLRRAIFNAGMSARELHLASRALDNFYANLNDPDFPADLKESTRTRFKRERENFDMFVTIYTDSIVQIATDQGNKVAVQGDIVKRELTEQKRQALVRYVDEAMQQISDYHAGSVTQTRAIVDKLIGAHPWFD, via the coding sequence GTGCTGAATAAATTTAATCCCACTTTCTCATCGTTCAAATCTTGGCGTCACCGTGTTACTGCTATCGGTATTGCTGCCCTATCTTGGGGAGCTTTAAGCGGCACTGCACTTTCTGCTGAATGGACACCGCGCGTTTGGAATCCAAAGCCTGCCGATGGCGATGTTGTCATTGACTTGCCCTGTGATGGCAAACTTGTATTTCGTGCCGTACAAACAGTGGTTATGGACGAAAATTCTGCCAGTGCACCTTTGAGCGACAGTCCAGTAAGCCTTGGAGCAACTGAAGGTGAGCGCGCTTATATGGAATATCGCCGTGAAGAGCATATTAGTGGTGCATTAACTAATGAGCGCGGCAACTTCTTTTTAATGGGAAAATATGAAATTAGCCATGCGCAATATCAAGCGGTGATGGCAGATAGTCCCGAAAAATGTCCAACCCGTATGGGGCCGCCTGATGCATTACCTGAAACTGGTATTAGTTGGTATGATGCGGTGGAATTTACCCGCCGTTTAAATGCTTGGCTTTATAAAGATGATCTAGCCCAGCTAACTGCAATTGGCGCACAAAACGGCTATGTACGCCTACCAACCGAAGTCGAGTGGGAATTTGCCACCCGTGGAGGCCTATCGGTTAGTGCAGCCGAACGTAGCAATAGCCGCTTCTTTACCAATGGCTCTATTGATGATTATGCTTGGTATAATGGCGCACAATCAGCAAGCGGTAAAGCAAAGCCAATTGGCCAAAAAAATCCTAATCCTCTTGGTCTTTATGATCTTTATGGAAATGCTGAAGAAATTATGCTTGATCCGTTTCGCTTAACCCGACTTGATCGCTTGCATGGCGCAGTTGGTGGTTTTGTTGTGCGCGGTGGTTCGTTCTTAGATAATCCAGAAACTTTAACATCGTCTCGTCGTGATGAATATCCATTTTTTTCGCAAGATTCAAAAGGTGAAATGCGCCGCCGCACGGCTGGTTTCCGATTGGTGATTAGCACGCCATCGATTGGCGATTTAGCGTCTGTGGAGCGCTTAGAGGCGGCATTTAAAGAGCTAAGCAAGCAGGTAGAGGGCGATGCCGCCAATCAACCTAGTATGCAATTGCAAGAAATTGAAGCGCGGATTGAAGGGCCTTTGAAAACAGAAATTGCTGGTTTGCGTACACGTTTGGAAACCGAGTTTACACGCCGAAATGACGTTGAAAATCGCAGTTTACGCCGCGCGATTTTTAATGCTGGCATGTCGGCACGTGAATTACATTTGGCCTCGCGCGCCCTTGATAATTTTTATGCTAATTTAAACGATCCTGATTTTCCTGCTGACTTGAAGGAAAGCACAAGGACGCGCTTTAAGCGTGAACGTGAAAATTTTGATATGTTTGTGACGATATATACCGATTCTATCGTGCAAATTGCAACAGATCAAGGCAATAAGGTGGCAGTGCAAGGCGATATCGTTAAGCGTGAGTTGACTGAACAAAAACGTCAAGCCTTGGTACGATATGTGGATGAAGCTATGCAGCAAATATCCGATTATCATGCTGGCAGCGTCACCCAAACCCGTGCCATTGTCGATAAACTTATTGGCGCCCATCCATGGTTTGATTAG
- a CDS encoding ABC transporter permease, giving the protein MRLGFYLGLRTIFGHPRGAFLSLLVLAAMLAPILVLWGLKSGTLTALVNELRNDPRNLEIRLIGDHPLGVAELAKIKGLEGVGFFQPTTRGLAARAWLSPASHGGREAISLLPGGEGDPLLPQNVAPPKLGETVISKRVADSLKVAIGDEVILRTQRESDRLTLVQKLRITGLIDAAQASGSQAIVNATLVEEVESFLDGFAIDRLELAGRPISERHLRHANLRLYAKQIEFVPKLAQSIEDLGYPVSSRAADVEKLVSIEKALNGIIAVVASLLIISYFGAASASILGVFDKHRRDIALLRLMGGSRATIFWFVAGFGLTTGLIGLLTAMGLYLGLADFINSRFSLGLASGAANCYLEPIQLVAAGLATMFLILIVTALSAWRFVTVAPGGALRAE; this is encoded by the coding sequence ATGAGGCTTGGCTTCTATCTAGGGCTTCGCACAATTTTTGGCCATCCACGCGGAGCATTTTTATCGCTTTTGGTGCTTGCTGCTATGCTTGCCCCCATTCTAGTCTTATGGGGGCTAAAAAGTGGTACATTGACCGCGCTTGTTAATGAGTTGCGCAACGACCCACGCAATCTTGAAATACGACTCATTGGTGATCATCCTTTGGGAGTTGCAGAACTTGCTAAGATTAAAGGGCTTGAAGGCGTTGGCTTTTTTCAACCAACTACGCGCGGCCTTGCAGCGCGCGCTTGGCTATCACCTGCAAGTCACGGTGGGCGGGAGGCGATCTCGCTATTGCCGGGCGGCGAGGGAGATCCACTTTTACCGCAAAATGTTGCACCACCAAAGTTAGGTGAAACGGTTATTTCAAAACGTGTTGCCGATAGTTTAAAAGTGGCAATTGGCGATGAAGTAATTTTACGAACGCAACGTGAAAGCGATCGGCTAACATTGGTGCAAAAATTAAGAATTACTGGGCTCATTGATGCCGCGCAAGCATCAGGCAGTCAGGCGATTGTCAATGCCACATTGGTTGAAGAAGTTGAGTCATTTCTTGATGGTTTTGCGATTGATCGCTTAGAGCTTGCTGGTCGCCCCATAAGTGAACGGCATTTGCGCCATGCTAATCTGCGTCTTTATGCCAAGCAAATTGAATTTGTGCCCAAATTAGCCCAATCGATTGAGGATCTAGGCTATCCGGTAAGCTCGCGGGCGGCTGATGTTGAAAAGCTGGTTTCTATCGAAAAAGCATTAAATGGCATTATTGCCGTGGTGGCAAGCCTACTGATCATTTCCTATTTTGGTGCAGCAAGTGCCAGTATTTTAGGTGTGTTTGACAAGCATCGCCGTGATATTGCGCTTTTGCGCCTTATGGGGGGATCGCGAGCAACAATATTTTGGTTCGTTGCCGGTTTTGGTTTAACTACTGGCCTCATTGGGCTTCTAACCGCAATGGGACTTTATTTGGGTCTTGCAGATTTTATCAATAGTCGATTTTCTCTTGGTCTTGCCAGTGGTGCGGCCAATTGTTATTTGGAGCCAATTCAGCTTGTTGCTGCAGGCTTGGCAACCATGTTCCTTATTCTCATCGTCACCGCGCTATCGGCATGGCGTTTTGTGACTGTTGCACCGGGAGGGGCTCTACGTGCTGAATAA
- a CDS encoding ABC transporter ATP-binding protein: MARIVVENMTKTLTDRERSFCLHIPSFSLQEGDKKAIVGATGSGKTTAMDLLALASRPQTSDYFELIGDEFGTIDVSAKAIRRENARLAQLRAHLFGYVVQTSPLFSFLTVKENVAVQQKLAGRRDDNYIMALLQAVGLGNDGDARPKDLSIGQRQRTAIARALAHRPAFLMCDEPTGALDDETANICMEMITSVAEHTGTAIVMITHDVSLATRHGFSLVKVERENIKPGFSQAVLYDTTSEVQV; the protein is encoded by the coding sequence TTGGCTCGTATTGTTGTTGAAAACATGACAAAAACGCTCACTGATCGTGAGCGTTCTTTTTGTCTTCATATTCCTTCATTTTCGCTACAAGAAGGCGATAAAAAAGCAATTGTTGGGGCGACGGGATCAGGCAAAACAACTGCAATGGATTTATTGGCTCTTGCTAGCCGCCCACAAACATCTGATTATTTCGAACTTATTGGCGATGAGTTTGGCACAATTGATGTTAGTGCCAAAGCTATTCGCCGCGAAAATGCAAGGCTTGCGCAATTGCGTGCCCATCTTTTCGGCTATGTTGTACAAACTAGCCCGCTTTTTTCTTTTTTGACGGTTAAGGAAAATGTTGCCGTTCAGCAAAAATTGGCAGGGCGGCGCGATGATAATTATATCATGGCGCTTTTGCAAGCAGTTGGACTTGGTAATGATGGCGATGCTCGTCCCAAGGATTTGTCGATAGGGCAGAGACAAAGAACAGCGATTGCTCGTGCGCTTGCTCATCGGCCGGCGTTTTTGATGTGTGATGAACCAACTGGTGCATTGGATGATGAAACCGCCAATATTTGCATGGAGATGATTACCAGTGTTGCCGAGCATACTGGCACTGCCATAGTAATGATTACCCATGATGTTAGCTTGGCAACGCGTCATGGCTTTAGTTTGGTAAAGGTTGAGCGCGAAAATATCAAACCTGGTTTTTCGCAAGCGGTTTTATATGACACAACAAGCGAGGTGCAGGTATGA
- a CDS encoding vWA domain-containing protein, translating into MNHAFRSLAPNYVQYLGRLVGLALVSLLVAILSLTQVNAQNADREALKQEGRQTLYQRIVTKPGAILLPKSNSPDSAGKPLPAFEIYYVFARQNGVLEVAGNSRGATQGWIKQEFAVDWKHSIVAAFNNRVEVGRQRQLFFADKNKLVNVIGASDVKEKIAALRQNPGQQGSPVIALEPENIPSIDEKFYLLPILDFEKGWLHDDAEGTFLGVGSITQSEQSQQTPATAQNQGQQNPNSPNQPANDPNAQQAGNQQPKTGVMFVIDTTISMQPYIDATRDAVLTLKGDIEDSGKPINFGLIGFRQNETTNRGIGYHVKVFQRLTPTATADDFVTEISKMKTATRSTQGINEDALGGVFAGLEAGDWDAFDLKYMILITDAGPRKPEHGDNFAGSLFVDEINELARKKGIRITTLHVRTPEGARDHQYAEDAYRRLSRIAGGTLYTPITTTDVSGFIDQIRPAATQIVTDLNNIAAGRLTEAPAEDDNSAPAQIARASRAMQLEFLGRRENAAAPAFYEAWTIDRDFDQPAIKPALDIRIMLTKNQLSTLSETLRTIVNRSEVMSGDPMEFFRDIRDLAARASNDPRQLAADAPLGDAFGEYLEGLPYTSQILNLTPEDWVQMPASQQRDRILDLKSKLAFYERVHNDPNAWLQLQSDAAAGEFVTTISLDRLP; encoded by the coding sequence ATGAACCATGCTTTTCGCTCTTTAGCGCCAAATTATGTTCAATATTTGGGTCGCCTCGTAGGTCTTGCGCTTGTAAGCCTGCTCGTTGCAATACTGTCATTGACGCAGGTTAATGCGCAAAATGCTGACCGTGAAGCTTTAAAGCAAGAAGGGCGGCAAACCCTTTATCAACGCATCGTCACTAAGCCGGGCGCAATTTTGTTGCCGAAAAGCAATTCACCCGATAGCGCTGGTAAGCCATTACCTGCCTTTGAAATTTATTATGTTTTTGCTCGTCAAAATGGTGTTTTGGAAGTGGCAGGTAATAGCCGCGGCGCAACGCAGGGTTGGATAAAACAAGAATTTGCGGTCGATTGGAAACACTCAATTGTTGCAGCTTTTAATAATCGCGTCGAAGTTGGTCGCCAAAGGCAGCTTTTCTTTGCAGATAAAAATAAGCTTGTTAATGTGATTGGTGCAAGTGACGTTAAAGAAAAAATTGCAGCCCTTCGTCAAAATCCAGGGCAACAAGGTAGTCCAGTTATCGCTTTGGAGCCTGAAAATATTCCGTCAATTGATGAAAAATTTTATCTCTTGCCTATTTTGGATTTTGAAAAAGGATGGTTGCATGATGATGCAGAAGGCACATTCTTAGGGGTTGGTTCGATTACTCAAAGCGAGCAATCTCAGCAAACACCGGCAACTGCACAAAATCAGGGGCAGCAAAACCCCAATTCACCTAACCAACCGGCAAATGATCCAAATGCGCAGCAAGCTGGCAATCAACAGCCTAAAACTGGCGTGATGTTTGTCATTGATACAACCATTTCGATGCAGCCTTATATTGATGCAACGCGTGATGCCGTTTTAACCTTGAAGGGCGATATTGAAGATTCAGGTAAGCCAATTAATTTTGGACTTATTGGCTTTCGCCAAAATGAGACAACCAATCGCGGTATTGGCTATCATGTCAAAGTATTTCAGCGTTTGACGCCAACTGCCACCGCCGATGATTTTGTAACTGAAATTAGCAAAATGAAAACGGCAACTCGCTCAACCCAAGGTATTAATGAAGATGCCCTTGGCGGTGTATTTGCAGGGCTTGAGGCCGGCGATTGGGATGCGTTTGATTTAAAATATATGATCTTGATTACAGACGCAGGTCCAAGAAAACCAGAACATGGCGATAATTTTGCGGGCTCTTTGTTTGTTGACGAAATTAATGAGTTAGCCCGCAAAAAAGGTATCCGCATCACTACCTTGCATGTGCGTACCCCTGAAGGCGCACGCGACCATCAATATGCCGAAGATGCCTATCGCCGCTTGTCGCGTATTGCCGGTGGTACCCTTTATACGCCAATTACGACGACCGATGTATCAGGGTTTATTGATCAAATTCGCCCAGCCGCGACCCAAATTGTAACCGATTTAAACAATATTGCTGCTGGTCGTTTAACTGAAGCACCGGCTGAAGATGATAATTCAGCACCGGCGCAAATTGCGCGCGCGAGCCGCGCCATGCAACTTGAGTTTTTAGGACGGCGCGAAAATGCGGCCGCACCAGCTTTTTATGAGGCTTGGACGATAGATCGTGACTTTGACCAGCCGGCTATTAAACCAGCCCTTGATATTCGTATCATGCTCACCAAAAACCAACTTTCAACCTTATCTGAAACGTTACGCACTATTGTTAATCGCAGTGAGGTTATGAGCGGCGATCCGATGGAATTTTTCCGTGATATTCGTGATTTGGCGGCGCGTGCTTCTAATGATCCACGGCAATTGGCAGCTGATGCGCCGCTTGGGGATGCTTTTGGCGAATATTTGGAAGGTTTACCCTATACCAGTCAAATTCTTAACCTTACCCCTGAGGATTGGGTACAAATGCCAGCCTCTCAGCAGCGCGATCGTATTTTGGACTTAAAATCGAAGCTTGCTTTTTATGAGCGGGTGCACAATGATCCAAATGCTTGGTTGCAATTGCAGTCTGATGCTGCGGCTGGTGAGTTCGTCACAACTATTTCACTTGATCGCTTACCGTGA
- a CDS encoding virulence factor SrfC family protein: protein MKANENLGLAADTTKETARAALDWLQKANNRALVGDQAARLERALRLGIVNAGQLSKAARRPMAVAVFGASQVGKSHLISVLARKGDALMARFQGMDKPVNYITTINPDRGKEATGLVTRFTIRDPKAAPDGFPVHLRLLSHADLIKIFANAYFFDGQPGRYETWPTEDEIKAFLAPFRNKAVQSAGDSGEPNGLTIEDIWGLEEYFNKTLAEFELTKRLGSFWVVAADIAPRLSLPKLAEFLSLLWGRHQAISDVYLNLVKSLQSLNFAEEVFVPFSAIDISAEDQQSILDVETLSDIIEEDAVKLDVATPNGKIVSLNKPIITALTAELLINLADNPWPFFEHTDLLDFPGYRTRGLPQGSGEDDEGGTKGLARFLSEAPRETMASLILRGKVEYLFQRYCNEQDITAMLFCVKESNLDVNQLADVAANWIATTHGARPNERIGKPPLLYFVLTRFDMHFEKKANDSSMGLKTRFEGRMMASLIKPFGSSPDSWVKQWTPNEPFRNMFLMRNPNVMNADMFTFDGGREVDIREDRKDWVKELRDGFLETDYVQEHFNDPQTAFDEMMRVNDGGASYIAKSLAPVCRPEIKYQQIAFRLNKLNMDLLAILKPFYTTTDLGKRLAEREEIARNVVDALYTAEENYHRFGTLLRGLMLDNASITDQLYEALIEMDRHPISQDAVAAPSAPRRLRPWEKKENTGDESGDAVPVETSANNRREGKFVSAAIATWISHLYRQVDNPHFLIETKMDPNHLREMVDDIVFAAKRLKMPDIMAETIKRVAFVDRRDEQISKAALVSERFLNRFIADLGASLMEKNERPKNDYAEPPRIVFDHGPSPFNAKNIGLEPATPYLTTLEDWAIAFMALASDNAKSEEGLTIDIEQNAALGRIIDALHPVE, encoded by the coding sequence ATGAAGGCGAATGAAAATTTGGGCTTGGCAGCCGATACCACCAAAGAGACTGCACGTGCGGCGCTTGATTGGTTGCAAAAGGCTAATAATCGCGCATTGGTTGGCGATCAAGCAGCCCGTCTTGAGCGCGCCTTGCGCCTTGGTATTGTTAATGCTGGTCAGTTATCGAAAGCTGCTCGCCGGCCAATGGCGGTTGCGGTATTTGGTGCAAGCCAAGTGGGAAAATCACACTTGATTTCAGTGCTAGCCCGTAAGGGCGACGCTTTAATGGCGCGTTTCCAAGGTATGGACAAGCCAGTTAATTATATTACAACGATTAATCCAGATCGCGGTAAAGAAGCAACCGGTCTTGTAACCCGCTTTACTATTCGTGATCCAAAAGCTGCTCCCGATGGTTTTCCTGTGCATTTGCGGCTGTTAAGCCATGCCGATCTTATCAAGATTTTTGCCAATGCTTATTTTTTTGATGGTCAACCAGGGCGATATGAGACTTGGCCAACAGAAGATGAAATTAAGGCTTTTCTTGCGCCTTTTCGTAATAAGGCGGTACAAAGTGCAGGTGATAGTGGCGAGCCTAATGGTCTTACCATTGAAGATATTTGGGGCTTGGAAGAATATTTTAACAAGACCCTTGCCGAGTTTGAATTAACCAAACGTCTTGGCTCATTTTGGGTAGTTGCAGCAGATATTGCGCCGCGTCTTAGTTTGCCAAAACTCGCAGAATTTTTATCGCTTTTATGGGGTCGTCATCAGGCAATCAGCGATGTTTATCTTAATCTTGTAAAAAGCTTGCAAAGCTTGAATTTTGCTGAAGAAGTATTTGTGCCGTTTAGTGCTATTGATATTTCAGCAGAAGACCAGCAATCTATCCTTGATGTTGAAACCTTAAGCGATATTATTGAAGAAGACGCGGTTAAGCTTGATGTAGCAACGCCAAATGGTAAAATTGTTTCGCTCAATAAGCCGATTATTACCGCCCTTACTGCCGAACTATTGATTAACCTTGCTGATAATCCTTGGCCTTTTTTCGAGCATACGGATTTGCTCGATTTTCCCGGCTATCGAACCCGTGGTTTGCCGCAAGGCAGCGGCGAAGATGATGAAGGCGGCACAAAAGGTTTAGCGCGTTTTTTAAGCGAAGCGCCGCGCGAAACCATGGCTTCGCTTATTTTGCGCGGTAAGGTTGAATATCTTTTTCAACGTTACTGCAATGAGCAAGATATTACCGCCATGCTGTTTTGCGTTAAAGAAAGCAATCTAGATGTTAATCAGCTTGCCGATGTTGCAGCCAATTGGATTGCAACCACCCATGGTGCGCGGCCAAATGAACGTATTGGTAAACCGCCACTATTATACTTTGTATTAACCCGTTTTGATATGCATTTTGAAAAAAAGGCCAATGACTCTTCCATGGGGTTAAAAACGCGGTTTGAAGGGCGGATGATGGCATCATTGATTAAGCCTTTTGGTTCAAGCCCCGATTCATGGGTCAAACAATGGACACCGAATGAGCCATTTCGCAATATGTTTTTAATGCGTAATCCCAATGTTATGAATGCCGATATGTTTACCTTTGATGGTGGGCGTGAGGTGGATATACGCGAAGACCGTAAGGATTGGGTCAAAGAATTGCGTGATGGGTTTTTAGAAACCGATTATGTGCAAGAGCATTTTAACGACCCACAAACTGCCTTTGATGAAATGATGCGGGTTAATGATGGCGGTGCGAGCTATATTGCTAAAAGCCTTGCCCCCGTTTGTCGCCCAGAGATAAAATATCAACAAATTGCTTTCCGCCTTAACAAGTTAAATATGGATTTATTAGCAATATTAAAGCCATTTTATACAACAACAGATCTTGGCAAACGCTTAGCAGAGCGTGAAGAAATTGCACGCAATGTGGTCGACGCTCTTTATACGGCAGAGGAAAACTATCACCGTTTTGGTACATTGCTTCGTGGTTTAATGCTTGATAATGCTAGCATCACCGATCAGCTTTATGAAGCCTTGATTGAAATGGATCGCCACCCTATTAGCCAGGATGCGGTGGCAGCACCAAGCGCGCCGCGCCGCTTGCGTCCATGGGAGAAAAAAGAAAATACGGGCGATGAGAGTGGTGATGCGGTACCAGTTGAGACTAGCGCCAATAATCGCCGTGAGGGGAAATTTGTTAGTGCAGCCATAGCAACTTGGATAAGCCATCTTTATCGCCAAGTTGATAATCCGCATTTCTTGATTGAAACTAAGATGGATCCTAACCACTTACGCGAAATGGTTGATGATATTGTTTTTGCTGCTAAACGCCTAAAAATGCCTGATATTATGGCGGAAACCATCAAACGGGTTGCCTTTGTTGATCGCCGTGATGAGCAAATTTCTAAAGCCGCTTTGGTGAGTGAGCGTTTTCTTAATCGCTTTATCGCCGATCTAGGCGCTTCACTCATGGAAAAGAATGAGCGACCCAAAAATGACTATGCCGAGCCACCACGCATTGTCTTTGATCATGGTCCATCACCGTTTAATGCAAAAAATATTGGTCTTGAGCCTGCAACACCCTATTTGACGACGCTAGAAGATTGGGCGATTGCCTTTATGGCACTTGCCAGTGATAATGCTAAAAGTGAAGAGGGTTTAACCATAGATATCGAACAAAATGCCGCTTTGGGGCGAATTATTGATGCGTTGCATCCAGTCGAATAG